A window of the Dyadobacter pollutisoli genome harbors these coding sequences:
- a CDS encoding thiazole synthase — protein sequence MLKIADKEFQSRLFTGTGKFSSSDLMEEALLASGSELVTVALRRVDMNNTQDDILTHLKHAHIHLLPNTSGVRNAKEAVFAAQLAREALETNWLKLEIHPDPKYLMPDPIETLKATEELAKLGFVILPYIHADPVLCKRLENAGASAVMPLGSPIGSNKGLKTIDFLEIIIEQSNVPVVVDAGIGSPSDAALAMEIGADAVLVNTAIAVAGDPVAMAAAFKLAVQAGRMAFEARLGNKGNFAAATSPLTAFLDEF from the coding sequence ATGCTGAAAATTGCAGATAAAGAATTCCAATCCCGGTTGTTTACCGGCACCGGCAAGTTCAGTTCCTCGGACCTGATGGAAGAAGCTTTGCTCGCATCCGGTTCCGAGCTGGTCACCGTTGCGCTCCGTCGCGTAGACATGAATAATACGCAGGACGATATTCTGACGCATTTGAAACATGCACATATCCATTTGTTACCGAACACTTCGGGGGTTAGGAATGCAAAAGAAGCCGTTTTTGCGGCGCAACTGGCGAGGGAAGCATTGGAAACCAATTGGTTGAAACTGGAAATCCACCCTGATCCCAAGTATCTGATGCCTGATCCGATTGAGACACTGAAAGCTACCGAGGAACTCGCCAAACTCGGTTTCGTAATCCTGCCTTACATTCACGCTGACCCGGTACTGTGCAAACGTCTGGAAAATGCAGGCGCCTCCGCGGTAATGCCGCTGGGATCGCCTATCGGAAGTAATAAAGGTTTAAAAACCATTGATTTTCTGGAAATTATCATTGAACAAAGTAATGTACCGGTAGTAGTCGATGCCGGAATAGGCTCACCTTCTGACGCTGCCCTAGCCATGGAGATTGGCGCAGATGCGGTGCTGGTAAACACGGCCATCGCAGTCGCCGGTGACCCTGTGGCCATGGCGGCCGCATTCAAACTGGCCGTACAAGCCGGGCGAATGGCGTTTGAAGCCAGACTAGGAAATAAGGGAAATTTCGCCGCAGCCACCAGTCCTTTAACTGCCTTTTTAGATGAGTTTTAG
- the moeB gene encoding HesA/MoeB/ThiF family protein, translated as MLEPQERKRYSRQILLPEVGLVGQEKLKAAKVLVIGAGGLGCPVLQYLAAAGAGHIGIVDDDTVDVTNLHRQILYNHNDVGKNKAVTAAEKLSLLNPFINIVPYPVRISENNASEIISGYDLVIDGSDNFPTRYLVNDFCVTLNKPLVFGSILRFEGQVSVFNYQGGPDYRSLFPDAEEGDNCAEAGVIGILPGIVGTYMTNEAIKIICEIGETLSGKLMVINALTNATSVFQFSHATAPARKAEPKKEVPAVQELEEISYEEFENIQQTSPDQIHLVDVREYNEFEADNFGGVNIPLSEIPESIADFPKDKIIVFYCQSGKRSMQAAKLLLQSGFNGRSFWAQHW; from the coding sequence ATGTTGGAGCCACAGGAACGCAAACGATACAGCCGGCAAATCCTGCTTCCCGAGGTCGGTTTGGTCGGGCAGGAGAAATTAAAGGCCGCCAAAGTGCTGGTGATCGGCGCAGGCGGATTGGGCTGTCCGGTGCTGCAATACCTGGCTGCGGCGGGAGCTGGTCACATTGGAATTGTGGATGACGATACCGTGGATGTTACGAATCTACACCGTCAGATTCTTTATAATCACAATGATGTTGGTAAAAACAAAGCCGTTACCGCTGCTGAAAAGCTTTCGCTCCTCAATCCTTTCATCAACATTGTTCCTTATCCCGTAAGAATTAGTGAAAACAATGCTTCTGAAATAATTTCAGGGTACGACCTTGTGATCGACGGCTCGGACAATTTCCCGACCCGTTATCTGGTCAATGATTTTTGTGTGACATTAAATAAGCCACTCGTTTTCGGCTCCATACTACGTTTTGAAGGTCAGGTTTCCGTTTTCAATTACCAGGGCGGGCCGGATTACCGCAGTCTTTTTCCAGATGCGGAAGAAGGAGATAACTGTGCGGAGGCCGGGGTGATAGGGATACTGCCGGGGATCGTGGGTACTTATATGACAAATGAGGCGATCAAAATTATTTGTGAAATTGGCGAGACACTTTCCGGTAAGCTCATGGTGATCAATGCATTGACCAATGCGACATCCGTCTTTCAATTTTCACATGCGACTGCGCCAGCTCGAAAGGCGGAACCAAAAAAAGAGGTACCTGCCGTTCAGGAATTGGAGGAGATTTCCTATGAAGAATTTGAAAATATTCAGCAAACTTCCCCCGATCAAATTCATTTGGTTGACGTTCGGGAGTACAATGAGTTTGAAGCGGACAATTTTGGTGGTGTGAACATTCCGTTGTCCGAAATTCCTGAAAGCATTGCTGATTTCCCGAAAGACAAAATCATTGTTTTTTATTGTCAAAGTGGCAAAAGAAGCATGCAGGCAGCGAAGTTACTTTTGCAAAGCGGTTTCAATGGCCGTAGTTTTTGGGCACAACACTGGTAA
- the thiH gene encoding 2-iminoacetate synthase ThiH, whose protein sequence is MSFRAQFELHDWNEVKQSIYSKTSADVETALHVSKRTLEDFKALISPAASRYLEPMARLSRELTQKRFGKTIQMYIPLYLSNECTNICTYCGFSLDNKVRRRTLNADEILKEVEVIKSLGYEHVLLVTGEANQTVHVDYFKKALDLIRPHFAQVSMEVQPLNQDEYEQLIPLGLHSVLIYQETYHQEDYRKHHPKGKKSNFNYRLETPDRLGRAGIYKMGLGVLIGLEDWRTDSFFTALHLNYLERTYWQTRYSLSFPRLRPFSGGLEPKVEMTDKELVQLICAYRIMNEEVEISLSTRESEKFRNHCIQLGVTSISAGSKTNPGGYAVEPDSLEQFEISDERSPAQIAEMIRMGGYEPVWKDWDNVFV, encoded by the coding sequence ATGAGTTTTAGAGCACAATTTGAACTTCACGACTGGAATGAGGTGAAGCAGAGTATTTATTCCAAAACCTCTGCGGACGTAGAAACGGCACTTCATGTGTCAAAACGGACATTGGAGGATTTTAAAGCATTGATTTCCCCTGCGGCATCGCGATACCTGGAACCGATGGCACGGCTGAGCCGCGAGCTGACGCAAAAAAGGTTTGGCAAAACCATCCAGATGTACATTCCGCTATACCTGTCCAATGAATGTACCAATATTTGTACCTACTGCGGGTTTAGTCTTGACAACAAAGTGCGGCGGCGGACACTGAATGCTGACGAGATATTGAAAGAAGTAGAAGTGATCAAAAGCCTTGGTTATGAGCATGTTTTGCTAGTTACCGGTGAGGCCAACCAAACCGTCCACGTTGATTATTTCAAAAAAGCATTGGACCTGATCCGCCCACATTTCGCCCAGGTTTCAATGGAAGTGCAGCCATTGAATCAGGATGAATATGAGCAGCTGATTCCACTGGGGCTGCATTCGGTACTGATTTATCAGGAAACTTACCATCAGGAGGATTATAGAAAACATCATCCTAAAGGCAAAAAGTCAAATTTTAACTATCGGCTGGAAACACCGGACCGGCTGGGCCGGGCGGGAATTTACAAAATGGGGCTCGGCGTGCTCATCGGCCTGGAAGACTGGCGTACCGACAGTTTTTTTACTGCCTTACATTTAAATTACCTCGAACGAACCTACTGGCAAACGCGTTATAGCTTATCATTTCCACGGCTGCGGCCATTTTCCGGCGGACTGGAACCGAAGGTGGAAATGACGGACAAGGAACTGGTGCAGCTGATATGTGCCTACCGGATTATGAATGAGGAAGTGGAAATATCGCTGTCGACGCGAGAATCTGAAAAATTCCGCAACCATTGCATTCAGCTTGGCGTGACTTCGATCAGCGCCGGTTCCAAGACAAACCCGGGTGGCTATGCGGTAGAACCAGATTCATTGGAACAATTTGAGATTTCGGACGAACGCAGCCCGGCCCAGATTGCAGAAATGATCCGAATGGGCGGCTATGAGCCGGTCTGGAAAGATTGGGACAATGTTTTTGTTTGA